A part of Maridesulfovibrio hydrothermalis AM13 = DSM 14728 genomic DNA contains:
- a CDS encoding 5'-methylthioadenosine/adenosylhomocysteine nucleosidase: protein MKIGIIAAMQEELALLVDRLDCASKENFGQFTYHTGKLCEVDVALFLCGIGKVNAAVGTTLLLDKFKPDYLINTGVAGSLSDNINIGDIVISSEVRHHDADATAFEYEVGQIPKMPAAYVANELLLDLARKARPYSDDICIHQGPILSGDSFVHTIEQINQIIKKFPDVMAVEMEGAAIAQTGFLFGVPFILIRSISDKVREDGSTAVYENCMEKAAANSVSMVISMLENI, encoded by the coding sequence TTGAAAATAGGAATAATTGCAGCAATGCAGGAAGAACTGGCACTGCTGGTCGATAGACTTGACTGTGCAAGTAAAGAAAATTTCGGACAGTTTACATATCATACCGGCAAGTTATGCGAAGTTGATGTTGCCCTTTTTTTATGCGGAATCGGCAAAGTAAATGCTGCGGTAGGTACAACACTGCTGCTGGATAAATTCAAACCGGATTACCTGATCAATACCGGAGTAGCCGGCAGTTTGTCCGACAACATAAATATCGGCGACATCGTCATATCATCAGAAGTTCGCCACCACGATGCAGATGCAACCGCCTTTGAATACGAAGTAGGCCAGATTCCCAAAATGCCGGCAGCATACGTGGCAAATGAGCTATTACTTGATCTAGCCCGCAAAGCACGCCCATACAGTGACGACATATGCATACATCAGGGACCGATCCTATCCGGCGATTCATTTGTACATACCATAGAGCAGATCAACCAGATCATAAAAAAGTTTCCAGATGTCATGGCAGTCGAAATGGAAGGTGCTGCTATCGCCCAGACCGGATTTTTATTCGGAGTCCCCTTTATCCTGATCAGGTCTATCTCTGACAAGGTACGCGAGGACGGCAGCACCGCCGTTTACGAAAACTGCATGGAAAAAGCCGCAGCCAACTCAGTCAGTATGGTCATCTCTATGCTGGAAAATATTTAA
- a CDS encoding LysR family transcriptional regulator produces the protein MLPDLNRLKVFYHIFNEQSSTGAAKLLHITQSGVSQHLKKLEDELQTKLFTRVNRRLVSTSAGLKLYDIVKSFMVELESGVRHINETTVKPSGVLRIGAPSEFGKTYLPKIFASFYRQYPDVSLQLELGDPKVLFSMVSNGELDFAYIDILPILMDTPGGVSSYSIEPVVSEEFVLACSRGYYEKYMSDAEYDDLIGLDFIAYKTDIALFSSWFKLHFDKSPSSLNLVFTADSAGAIISAIEEDMGLGITVSHLMTKQIADGSIIPIRITQNKLQNTIACVQFKDKERTVTENAFQEHLRIELDLISDLFIKS, from the coding sequence ATGTTACCAGATTTAAATAGATTGAAGGTTTTTTATCATATTTTTAATGAGCAAAGCAGTACCGGTGCGGCCAAATTGCTTCATATTACCCAGTCCGGTGTGAGTCAGCATTTGAAAAAGCTTGAAGATGAGTTGCAGACAAAGCTGTTTACGAGGGTAAACCGAAGGCTGGTATCAACCTCGGCGGGGCTGAAGCTCTATGATATCGTAAAAAGCTTTATGGTTGAACTTGAGTCTGGAGTTCGCCATATCAATGAAACGACTGTAAAGCCGTCCGGAGTGTTGCGTATCGGTGCTCCGTCCGAGTTTGGCAAGACATATCTGCCGAAGATTTTTGCCTCCTTTTACAGACAGTATCCTGATGTTTCTTTGCAACTGGAGCTGGGAGACCCGAAGGTGCTGTTTTCCATGGTTTCAAATGGAGAGCTTGATTTTGCATATATCGATATACTGCCGATTCTTATGGATACACCGGGTGGAGTTTCATCTTATTCAATTGAGCCTGTAGTAAGTGAAGAGTTTGTGCTTGCCTGTTCAAGGGGCTATTATGAAAAGTATATGTCTGATGCAGAGTATGACGATTTAATCGGTCTGGATTTTATAGCCTATAAAACAGACATTGCTCTTTTCAGCAGTTGGTTCAAATTACATTTTGATAAATCACCGTCATCGTTGAACCTTGTTTTTACAGCAGATAGTGCCGGAGCAATAATATCTGCCATTGAAGAGGATATGGGGCTGGGGATAACTGTAAGCCATTTGATGACAAAGCAGATCGCAGACGGATCAATAATACCTATCAGAATTACCCAAAATAAATTGCAGAATACAATTGCCTGCGTGCAGTTTAAAGATAAGGAAAGGACGGTTACGGAGAACGCATTTCAGGAGCACTTACGTATAGAACTGGATCTTATTTCTGATTTATTTATTAAGTCATAG
- a CDS encoding glycerophosphodiester phosphodiesterase family protein: MNFRKVTNYALMVGMAGLMLVGAGCAAKNSGIQVGPRPYYLVNDLNEGKLKTELKKNENAPLQRTDFSIGHRGACMQFPEHTKESYEAAARMGAGICECDVIFTKDRELVCRHSQCDLATTTNILLIPELAAKCTQPFQPAEYDENGKMIKPASAKCCTSDITLAEFKQLQGKMDASNPRARTVEEFIDATPGWRTDRYSGTGTLMTHAESIELFKKLGMKMTPELKTPSVSMPFQGDYTQQQFAQQMIDEYKAAGVDPENVFAQSFNLEDVKFWLKNDPAFGKQAVFLDDRYEDKNFDFQNPETWSPSMEELVADGVKIIAPPLWMLVTVDNGKIVPSVYAKKAKEAGLDIIAWSLERSGLLKNGGGWYYQSVKDVITKDGDTMVLLNVLADDVGVIGVFSDWPGTVTYFANKKGLK, from the coding sequence ATGAATTTTCGTAAAGTTACTAATTATGCGTTGATGGTCGGTATGGCCGGACTGATGTTGGTCGGGGCCGGATGTGCAGCTAAGAACAGTGGAATTCAGGTCGGACCCCGTCCGTATTATCTTGTTAATGACCTGAATGAGGGAAAGCTGAAAACTGAGCTGAAAAAGAATGAGAATGCACCGCTTCAGCGTACTGATTTTTCTATAGGGCATCGCGGAGCCTGCATGCAATTCCCCGAACATACGAAAGAATCTTATGAGGCTGCGGCTCGTATGGGAGCAGGGATTTGTGAGTGTGATGTAATTTTTACCAAAGACCGCGAGCTGGTCTGCCGTCATTCCCAGTGTGATTTGGCAACCACCACCAATATTCTGCTTATTCCGGAGCTGGCAGCTAAATGCACTCAGCCTTTTCAGCCTGCCGAGTATGATGAAAATGGAAAAATGATCAAGCCGGCTTCTGCAAAGTGCTGTACCAGTGATATCACTCTGGCTGAATTTAAGCAGTTGCAGGGCAAAATGGATGCCTCCAATCCCAGGGCCAGAACTGTTGAAGAATTCATTGATGCCACTCCCGGCTGGAGAACTGACCGTTATTCCGGCACAGGAACTCTCATGACTCATGCTGAAAGCATTGAGCTGTTCAAAAAACTGGGCATGAAAATGACTCCTGAATTAAAAACTCCCAGCGTATCCATGCCTTTTCAGGGTGATTACACTCAGCAGCAGTTCGCGCAGCAGATGATTGATGAATATAAGGCAGCTGGAGTTGATCCGGAAAATGTCTTTGCTCAGTCTTTTAATCTTGAAGATGTCAAATTCTGGCTCAAAAACGATCCCGCATTTGGTAAGCAGGCTGTTTTTCTTGATGATCGTTACGAGGACAAGAATTTTGATTTTCAAAATCCCGAAACATGGTCTCCCTCAATGGAAGAGCTGGTTGCCGATGGCGTGAAGATAATTGCTCCTCCGCTGTGGATGCTGGTTACCGTTGACAACGGAAAGATCGTTCCTTCGGTTTACGCAAAAAAAGCAAAAGAAGCCGGTCTGGATATTATCGCATGGTCTCTTGAGCGTTCAGGTCTGCTCAAGAATGGTGGCGGCTGGTATTATCAGTCCGTAAAAGACGTGATAACCAAGGATGGAGACACTATGGTTTTGCTCAACGTTTTAGCTGATGATGTTGGTGTCATCGGTGTTTTCTCCGACTGGCCCGGAACTGTGACCTACTTTGCCAATAAAAAAGGCTTGAAATAA